One Tenebrio molitor chromosome 2, icTenMoli1.1, whole genome shotgun sequence genomic region harbors:
- the ckd gene encoding U-scoloptoxin(01)-Er1a isoform X1 — MLRILAIAAFCFVLSQCDHKIRKRWVDIDNATFTFDCSNRAIGFYADVEYDCQIFHMCDPEGRRIPHSCANDTSFNQEYRICDWENNFDCSEAPKWYYLNELTYATDPPKSEDEDYIYD, encoded by the exons ATGTTAAGAATCTTAGCTATCGCAG cattttgttttgttcttaGCCAATGCGACCACAAGATCCGCAAGAGATGGGTCGACATAGACAATGCCACTTTTACGTTTGATTGCTCGAACAGGGCCATCGGCTTCTACGCCGACGTTGAGTACGACTGCCAAATCTTCCACATGTGCGACCCCGAAGGACGGAGGATTCCGCACTCGTGCGCCAACGACACCAGCTTCAACCAGGAGTACAGAATTTGCGACTGGGAGAACAACTTCGACTGTTCGGAGGCTCCAAAATG GTACTATTTAAACGAGTTAACTTACGCTACGGATCCGCCGAAGAGCGAGGACGAGGACTACATCTACGACTAG
- the E(Pc) gene encoding enhancer of polycomb homolog 1 yields MSKLSFRARALDASKPMPIYMAEELPDLPDYSAINRAVPQMPSGMEKEEECEHHLQRAICAGLIIPTPEVADMPDKEFYDKVYPANYKQPRQLIHMQPFTMEQDIPDYDMDSEDERWLQSQAQRLELSPLKFEEMMDRLEKSSGQTVVNINEAKALLKEDDDLIIAVFDYWLNKRLKTQHPLILTVKTEQRAGSAANNPYLAFRRRTEKMQTRKNRKNDETSYEKMLKLRRDLHRAVTLLELVKKREKMKREHVHLTVEIFEKRYHARDFSGAIYAEASAIKTTRPAFTPIFHNHYTNQSWSNKAILKDEVIPRKEKRQYKKRKHKSLGHTRSGGIGTTGIDGLGTLSSDEEPMPQLSPEPEEVEDEGQFAFRRNKLCSYHMPLPDVGNWPWCSKEENGLADKRFRFTLTSLSNPRRCIGFARRRMGRGGRVILDRINTDNDDFWRTLDFSIVEPNSKPNDTNLSDGIVKMDTSFLNNTNVNNNLRTEIKSEFSYVVNNSGSRTNVSDVVGGESESGGQIEIKEAAEDPEPPVHTKSDEDEMVEILRSVRRDWLHFRPKTPPPDQEPPCGLLPASESYFVPGANTSFSIEVQSMETPSTLLDASAFLTDPFTFDNLDSTEDVPVTDTRQSSDKIVQTGINLNVNVGLNTLTPSVNDSSSSVFSNSNANLTDSIKFEESTSSSSSDESDDRTIGCSRFHVSDLGASKSVTSKTQPVSSTLTSPKFNSVNAVSDGRARNATEGSLGNTNGLLSQFGFDGRAHNSKRSYAYSGGVYQSVPPINASSGTLSLHTSAHTLTLNSHSANILEIPITDDAEPVSNKLVNSQCTEPGTVTTNNKTKTIVRKNNLVMEVT; encoded by the exons ATGTCCAAGCTTTCGTTCAGGGCGAGGGCCCTGGATGCCAGCAAGCCCATGCCCATATACATGGCAGAGGAGCTCCCGGACCTCCCGGACTACTCGGCAATCAACCGAGCGGTCCCCCAAATGCCCTCGGGCATGGAAAAAGAGGAGGAATGT GAGCACCATCTGCAAAGGGCCATATGCGCGGGGCTCATTATTCCCACGCCGGAAGTTGCGGACATGCCAGACAAGGAATTCTACGACAAGGTTTATCCCGCCAACTACAAACAGCCCCGGCAGCTCATCCACATGCAAC CTTTCACGATGGAACAAGACATCCCCGACTACGACATGGACTCGGAAGACGAACGGTGGTTGCAGTCGCAGGCACAGAGGCTGGAGTTGAGTCCGTTGAAGTTCGAGGAGATGATGGACCGGCTGGAGAAGAGCAGCGGCCAGACCGTGGTGAACATCAACGAGGCCAAGGCCCTGCTGAAGGAGGATGACGATCTCATAATCGCAGTATTCGATTACTGGTTAAACAAGCGACTAAAAACCCAACATCCTCTAATCCTGACGGTGAAGACGGAGCAGAGGGCCGGTTCGGCCGCCAACAACCCCTACCTGGCGTTCAGGCGGCGCACCGAGAAGATGCAAACTCGAAAGAACAGGAAGAACGACGAAACATCATACGAGAAAATGTTGAAACTCAGGAGGGATCTGCATCGGGCGGTGACGCTGCTGGAGCTCGTCAAGAAGCGGGAGAAGATGAAGAGGGAGCACGTCCACCTCACGGTGGAGATATTCGAGAAGAGGTACCACGCGAGGGACTTCAGCGGCGCCATCTACGCTGAAGCATCGGCCATCAAGACGACGAGACCGGCCTTCACTCCGATCTTTCACAACCACTACACGAACCAGAGCTGGTCGAATAAGGCTATTCTCAAAGACGAAGTTATACCGAGGAAAGAGAAAAGACAGTACAAAAAGAGGAAGCACAAATCGCTGGGGCACACTCGGAGCGGCGGGATCGGGACGACGGGAATCGACGGTCTGGGTACTTTGTCGTCGGACGAGGAACCCATGCCCCAGCTCTCGCCCGAACCCGAAGAAGTCGAAGACGAGGGACAGTTCGCTTTCCGACGTAACAAACTGTGTTCTTACCACATG CCGCTGCCGGACGTGGGCAACTGGCCGTGGTGTTCCAAAGAAGAGAACGGTTTGGCGGACAAGCGTTTCCGTTTCACTTTGACGTCCCTATCGAACCCGAGACGTTGCATAGGCTTCGCCAGAAGACGCATGGGTCGTGGTGGTAGGGTCATATTGGACCGTATTAATACCGACAATGACGATTTCTGGCGAACGCTGGATTTCTCCATAGTCGAACCGAACAGTAAACCAAACGATACGAATTTGTCGGACGGTATAGTTAAAATGGACACTAGTTTTCTTAATAACACGAAcgtaaacaataatttacgAACTGAAATTAAAAGTGAGTTTAGTTATGTGGTGAATAACAGTGGTTCACGGACAAATGTGAGTGATGTCGTCGGTGGTGAGAGTGAAAGTGGGGGCCAAATAGAGATCAAGGAGGCCGCGGAGGATCCGGAACCTCCCGTTCACACCAAGAGCGACGAGGACGAAATGGTGGAGATTCTTCGGTCTGTACGAAGGGATTG GTTGCACTTCCGGCCGAAGACGCCACCGCCGGACCAAGAACCGCCGTGCGGCCTCCTGCCAGCCAGCGAAAGCTACTTCGTCCCCGGTGCCAACACGTCTTTCTCGATCGAGGTCCAGTCGATGGAAACGCCAAGCACGCTCCTGGACGCTTCCGCTTTCTTAACCGATCCATTCACGTTTGACAATTTGGACAGTACAGAAGACGTACCGGTAACCGACACACGGCAATCCAGTGATAAAATCGTGCAAACGGGCATTAACCTGAACGTTAATGTCGGTCTCAATACGCTTACTCCTAGTGTTAACGATAGTAGTAGtagtgttttttcaaatagtaaCGCGAACCTCACTGATAGTATCAAGTTTGAGGAGTCaacgtcgtcgtcgtcgtcggacgAGAGCGACGACAGGACTATCGGATGTTCGAGGTTTCACGTGTCGGATTTGGGCGCGAGTAAAAGTGTCACGTCCAAGACGCAGCCCGTTTCGAGTACCTTGACTAGTCCTAAGTTTAACAGTGTCAACGCCGTGTCTGACGGGAGGGCCAGGAACGCGACGGAAGGGAGTTTGGGGAACACCAACGGCTTGCTGTCCCAGTTTGGGTTCGATG gtaGGGCACATAACAGTAAAAGATCTTACGCTTACTCTGGCGGAGTTTACCAAAGTGTACCACCCATCAATGCTTCCTCGGGCACGTTGAGTCTTCACACTTCTGCACACACTCTTACGCTTAATAGTCATAG
- the ckd gene encoding U-scoloptoxin(01)-Er1a isoform X2, whose amino-acid sequence MKDNVKNLSYRSQCDHKIRKRWVDIDNATFTFDCSNRAIGFYADVEYDCQIFHMCDPEGRRIPHSCANDTSFNQEYRICDWENNFDCSEAPKWYYLNELTYATDPPKSEDEDYIYD is encoded by the exons ATGAAGGATAATGTTAAGAATCTTAGCTATCGCAG CCAATGCGACCACAAGATCCGCAAGAGATGGGTCGACATAGACAATGCCACTTTTACGTTTGATTGCTCGAACAGGGCCATCGGCTTCTACGCCGACGTTGAGTACGACTGCCAAATCTTCCACATGTGCGACCCCGAAGGACGGAGGATTCCGCACTCGTGCGCCAACGACACCAGCTTCAACCAGGAGTACAGAATTTGCGACTGGGAGAACAACTTCGACTGTTCGGAGGCTCCAAAATG GTACTATTTAAACGAGTTAACTTACGCTACGGATCCGCCGAAGAGCGAGGACGAGGACTACATCTACGACTAG